In Blastopirellula sp. J2-11, a single genomic region encodes these proteins:
- a CDS encoding aspartate kinase produces MSLIVQKFGGTSVADCDKIVSAARKAIRAQKQGHQVVMVVSAMGKNTDVLVDLARQINDHPPAREMDMLLSTGEQVSVALMAMAIHSLGAKAVSLTGAQIGIRTDSTHTKARIISIETERVKELLAAGNIVIAAGFQGIDENLNITTLGRGGSDTTAVALAAVLDADACEIYTDVDGVYTTDPRLLAEARRVLQISYDEMLELASLGAGVMHSRSVEFAKKFGVPIHVRSSFTDITGTMIVDQPESLTRPVSGAAMTKNEARITIEGVPDVPGISHELFHSIATKAISVDMVVQNIGADGRANISFTVPREELDQTLEAVRNAAHILQFTSVAHDEQVSKISVVGLGMAEQSGVADKMFRVLADANINIQMITTSEIKISVLVAREDAQRALAAVHSGFQLDLTPSDAPESVAAVPRECERDAAEVVSRLRTMEDLTIDSIVLDDSQSVIALRRIPDHPGIAARVFEAIAAEGILVDMIVQNVGRGDAANLSLTVPKEDCEQALVVAKKIGAELGAEEILCKADAAKLSVSGIGLRSHTGVGIRMFRALSDSGINVELINTSEVMVNVIVEGKQGQEGLAALNKAFADVLVS; encoded by the coding sequence ATGTCTTTGATTGTTCAAAAATTCGGCGGCACCAGCGTCGCCGATTGCGACAAAATCGTCTCCGCCGCACGCAAGGCGATCCGCGCCCAAAAACAAGGGCACCAGGTCGTCATGGTGGTCAGCGCGATGGGCAAAAACACCGATGTTCTGGTCGACCTGGCCCGCCAAATCAACGATCACCCTCCGGCCCGCGAGATGGACATGCTCCTCTCGACCGGCGAACAGGTGAGCGTGGCGCTGATGGCGATGGCGATTCATTCGCTGGGCGCCAAAGCGGTCAGCCTGACCGGCGCTCAGATCGGCATTCGCACCGACAGCACGCACACCAAGGCGCGGATCATCTCGATCGAAACCGAGCGTGTGAAAGAACTGCTCGCCGCCGGCAATATTGTGATCGCCGCCGGTTTCCAAGGAATCGACGAGAACCTGAACATTACGACGCTCGGCCGCGGCGGCAGCGACACGACAGCAGTCGCGTTGGCGGCGGTGCTGGATGCCGACGCTTGCGAAATTTACACCGATGTCGACGGCGTCTATACGACCGATCCGCGGCTGTTGGCCGAAGCGCGGCGCGTGCTGCAGATCAGCTATGACGAAATGCTGGAGCTCGCCAGTCTCGGCGCCGGCGTGATGCACAGCCGCTCGGTCGAATTCGCCAAAAAGTTTGGCGTGCCGATTCATGTCCGCAGCAGCTTTACCGATATCACCGGCACGATGATCGTCGACCAGCCCGAGTCGCTGACGCGCCCGGTCAGCGGCGCCGCGATGACCAAGAACGAAGCTCGCATCACGATCGAAGGGGTGCCCGACGTTCCCGGCATCTCACACGAGTTGTTCCACAGCATCGCCACCAAAGCGATCTCGGTCGACATGGTGGTGCAAAACATCGGCGCCGACGGCCGCGCCAACATTTCGTTTACGGTTCCGCGCGAAGAGCTGGATCAAACGCTCGAAGCGGTTCGCAACGCCGCTCATATCCTGCAATTCACCAGCGTTGCGCATGACGAGCAGGTCTCGAAGATTTCGGTCGTCGGGCTCGGCATGGCCGAGCAATCAGGCGTCGCCGATAAGATGTTTCGCGTGCTGGCCGACGCCAACATCAACATCCAGATGATCACCACCAGCGAGATCAAGATCTCGGTTCTGGTCGCGCGAGAAGACGCGCAGCGGGCGCTGGCCGCGGTTCACTCTGGCTTCCAACTCGATTTGACTCCTAGCGACGCCCCAGAGTCAGTCGCCGCCGTGCCGCGCGAATGCGAACGGGATGCAGCCGAAGTCGTTTCGAGATTGCGGACCATGGAAGACCTGACGATCGACAGCATCGTGCTGGACGATTCGCAATCGGTCATCGCACTGCGTCGTATTCCGGATCATCCCGGCATCGCCGCTCGCGTGTTTGAAGCGATCGCGGCCGAAGGAATATTGGTCGACATGATCGTCCAAAACGTCGGCCGCGGCGACGCGGCCAACTTGAGCCTGACCGTGCCGAAGGAAGATTGCGAACAGGCGTTGGTCGTCGCAAAGAAGATTGGCGCCGAACTGGGCGCCGAAGAAATCTTGTGCAAAGCGGACGCCGCCAAACTGTCGGTCTCCGGCATCGGACTTCGCAGTCACACCGGCGTCGGCATCCGCATGTTCCGCGCGTTAAGCGACTCGGGAATCAACGTCGAGCTGATCAACACGTCGGAAGTGATGGTCAACGTGATTGTGGAAGGAAAACAGGGGCAAGAGGGTCTCGCGGCGCTCAACAAAGCGTTCGCCGACGTGCTGGTCTCTTAA
- a CDS encoding PQQ-like beta-propeller repeat protein, giving the protein MLRLVFSLLIAAAFAVPAFAGHRLVTQGNGKLAIVDADGKVEWEMPFNDIHDIHVTTDGHIFAQQQMRKIVEIDPLQKKIVWSYDCANSNGNAGKPIEVHSFQPLADGKMMIAESGIGRIIEIDRDGKLLKEVKLVIDNPHPHRDTRLVRKLENGDYLVCHEGDGKVREYDGETGDIVWEYDVPLFDKQPAGGHGPEAWGNQCFAAVRLKNGNTLISTGNGHGVIEVNHDKEVVWRLQQNELPGITLAWVTTLEVLPGGNYVIGNCHAGPGQPLLVEIEPKTKKVVWTFDQYDRFGNSVPNSQILDVQGDVIR; this is encoded by the coding sequence ATGCTCAGGCTTGTTTTCTCGCTGTTGATTGCAGCCGCGTTCGCAGTTCCCGCCTTCGCTGGTCATCGTCTGGTGACGCAGGGTAACGGCAAACTGGCCATTGTCGACGCTGATGGAAAAGTTGAATGGGAAATGCCGTTCAACGATATCCATGACATCCACGTTACCACCGACGGGCACATCTTCGCGCAACAGCAGATGCGAAAGATCGTCGAGATCGACCCGCTACAAAAGAAGATCGTTTGGTCGTACGACTGCGCCAATTCTAATGGCAACGCGGGCAAGCCGATCGAAGTCCATTCGTTTCAACCGCTGGCTGACGGGAAGATGATGATCGCAGAGTCCGGCATTGGACGCATTATCGAAATCGATCGTGACGGCAAACTGCTCAAAGAAGTAAAGCTGGTCATCGACAATCCGCATCCGCACCGCGACACCCGCTTGGTTCGCAAGCTCGAAAATGGCGACTACCTGGTTTGCCATGAAGGGGACGGCAAGGTTCGCGAGTATGACGGCGAGACCGGCGATATCGTCTGGGAATACGATGTTCCGCTCTTTGACAAACAGCCTGCCGGTGGACACGGACCCGAAGCGTGGGGCAATCAATGCTTCGCCGCGGTTCGCCTGAAGAACGGCAACACGCTCATCTCGACCGGCAACGGCCACGGCGTGATCGAAGTTAACCACGACAAAGAAGTCGTCTGGCGCTTGCAGCAAAATGAATTGCCCGGCATCACGTTGGCCTGGGTCACCACGTTGGAAGTGTTGCCCGGCGGCAATTATGTGATCGGCAACTGTCATGCTGGCCCGGGGCAACCGCTGTTGGTCGAGATCGAGCCGAAGACCAAGAAGGTGGTTTGGACGTTTGACCAGTATGACCGGTTTGGGAACTCGGTTCCCAACTCACAGATCTTGGATGTTCAGGGAGACGTGATTCGCTAA
- a CDS encoding bifunctional nuclease family protein: protein MPIQMELSRIIISEINDQQVIYLKEIDGDRQFPIMIGIFEATSIHRRVKDFASPRPLTHDLICNIIDQMGGELDSVVICDLNQGTYFANLRIKMEGELIEIDARPSDAIAIAVTNQPNLPIYVEEHVLDESAT, encoded by the coding sequence ATGCCGATCCAAATGGAACTCTCGCGGATTATCATCAGCGAGATCAATGATCAGCAGGTCATTTACCTGAAAGAAATCGATGGCGATCGGCAGTTTCCGATCATGATCGGCATCTTTGAGGCGACCAGCATTCATCGCCGCGTCAAAGACTTCGCGTCGCCGCGACCGCTCACCCACGATCTGATCTGTAATATCATCGATCAAATGGGGGGCGAGCTCGATAGCGTCGTCATCTGCGATCTGAATCAGGGGACCTATTTCGCCAACCTGCGAATCAAAATGGAAGGCGAGTTGATCGAAATCGACGCGCGACCTTCCGACGCGATCGCCATCGCGGTCACCAATCAGCCCAACCTGCCGATCTACGTCGAAGAGCATGTGCTGGACGAGTCGGCTACCTAA
- a CDS encoding valine--tRNA ligase has product MWEERGYFHAEVNPDKPPYTIVIPPPNVTGALHLGHALNNTLQDVLIRYKRMKGFEALWVPGTDHAGIATQAVVERRILEEEGLSRHDLGREQMVERIWKWKDQYETRILGQLKRMGSSCDWERTRFTLDPMCARAVRSTFFDLFSKNLIYKGKRLVNWDTFLQTAVSDDEVSHETTQGHFWHFSYPVIDPQPGEPPVVTIATTRPETMLGDTAVAVHPDPKRALDELETELQEKLKTAPGKEKAEIQAELDQLIERRRTMLSQLIVLRDMAVAGRKLMLPLIEREIPLIADEWAKPEMGSGCVKITPAHDPNDYEVGVRNELPMINILNPDGTLNENAAQYKGLKIYDARDRVVADLDAIGLLDKVEDREIDLAHSDRSKTPIEPYLADQWFIRMDDLAQSAMDAVTDGRVKIFPTRYAKGYVDWLSEKRDWPVSRQLWWGHQIPIWSQTCQLQEDHDKLIATLDADPEIAAGRASYQIERDVERQAAEKTGVIQGAARVGMPYSMIHVCINEDDDALAAKYEQLGFVREEDVLDTWFSSALWPHSTLGWPQQTPELEYFYPTSTLITSRDIITLWVARMVLAGLNNMGEIPFQEVFIHPTILDGTGERMSKSKGNGVDPLDVIEKFGADSLRFGLAYLTTETQDVRMPVQFECPHCEALIDQTKKNRVQPTITCKKCSGVFSTQWAQSEADQALPRGAVVSERFEIGRNFCNKLWNAARFTMINLEGFEPAPVKDADLQLEDRWILSRLASAEAEMTRCLETYRYADAARALYDFAWDNFCSFYLEMTKERFTDESSRPLAQRVITFVLDSLLRMLHPLIPFITEEIWQSLGQLAPRRGLAEVTEVTDSIMIAEWPKIDPAWQDAKIEAQFAKFQETLASLREIRSRQNIAPREMIEFVIRCDAPTVELLESMEAYFTSMANARSVGWGEQVTIPETNARIDLPGMEVYVDLKDFIDIDAEIERNEKQRERLMGMITGKEKKLSNASFVERAPADVVAKEREGLENAQRELQSVEAALVKLQKK; this is encoded by the coding sequence ATGTGGGAAGAGCGGGGCTACTTCCACGCCGAGGTGAATCCCGACAAGCCTCCCTACACGATCGTGATTCCGCCGCCTAACGTGACTGGGGCGCTTCATTTAGGACACGCGCTCAACAACACGTTGCAAGACGTGCTGATCCGTTACAAGCGGATGAAGGGGTTTGAGGCGCTCTGGGTGCCAGGCACCGATCACGCAGGCATCGCGACCCAAGCGGTGGTCGAACGCCGGATCTTGGAAGAAGAAGGGCTCTCGCGCCATGATCTCGGCCGCGAGCAAATGGTCGAGCGGATCTGGAAGTGGAAAGATCAGTACGAGACCCGCATCTTGGGTCAGTTGAAGCGGATGGGGAGCAGCTGCGATTGGGAACGGACGCGATTTACGCTTGATCCGATGTGCGCTCGAGCCGTGCGCAGCACCTTCTTTGACCTCTTCTCGAAGAATCTGATCTACAAAGGCAAACGCCTGGTCAACTGGGATACGTTCCTGCAGACCGCGGTGAGCGACGATGAGGTCTCACATGAAACGACCCAAGGTCACTTCTGGCACTTCAGCTATCCGGTGATTGATCCGCAGCCCGGCGAACCGCCGGTGGTGACGATCGCGACCACGCGTCCCGAAACGATGTTGGGCGATACGGCGGTGGCCGTGCATCCCGATCCGAAGCGTGCGCTGGACGAGTTGGAGACAGAGCTCCAAGAGAAGCTGAAGACCGCTCCCGGCAAAGAGAAAGCCGAGATCCAGGCCGAACTCGATCAGCTGATTGAACGTCGCCGGACGATGTTGTCGCAATTGATCGTGCTGCGCGACATGGCGGTGGCCGGTCGCAAGCTGATGCTCCCGCTGATCGAACGCGAAATTCCGCTTATCGCCGACGAGTGGGCCAAGCCCGAAATGGGATCTGGTTGCGTGAAGATCACGCCGGCCCATGACCCGAACGACTACGAAGTGGGCGTGCGGAACGAACTGCCGATGATCAATATCTTGAATCCGGACGGGACGCTCAACGAGAACGCGGCGCAGTACAAAGGTTTGAAGATCTATGACGCCCGCGATCGTGTGGTGGCCGATCTCGACGCGATTGGGCTGCTCGACAAAGTGGAAGATCGCGAGATCGATCTGGCCCATTCCGACCGCAGCAAGACGCCGATCGAACCGTACTTGGCCGATCAATGGTTCATTCGCATGGATGACCTGGCGCAAAGCGCCATGGACGCGGTCACCGACGGGCGCGTGAAAATCTTCCCGACTCGATACGCCAAGGGATACGTCGACTGGCTCAGCGAAAAGCGGGACTGGCCCGTCAGCCGACAGCTGTGGTGGGGACATCAGATTCCGATCTGGTCGCAAACCTGTCAGCTGCAGGAAGATCATGACAAGCTGATCGCGACGCTGGACGCCGATCCCGAGATCGCAGCGGGCCGCGCTTCGTACCAAATCGAACGCGATGTGGAGCGTCAAGCGGCCGAAAAGACCGGCGTCATCCAAGGCGCTGCGCGCGTGGGGATGCCTTACTCAATGATTCACGTCTGCATCAACGAAGATGACGACGCGCTGGCTGCGAAGTACGAGCAGCTGGGGTTCGTGCGCGAAGAAGACGTGCTCGATACGTGGTTCAGTTCGGCCTTGTGGCCCCACTCGACGTTGGGTTGGCCCCAGCAAACGCCGGAGCTGGAGTACTTCTATCCGACCAGCACGTTGATCACCAGTCGCGATATCATCACGTTGTGGGTCGCCCGCATGGTGCTGGCCGGTTTGAACAACATGGGCGAGATCCCGTTCCAGGAAGTCTTCATTCACCCGACCATCTTGGATGGGACCGGCGAGCGCATGTCGAAGTCAAAGGGGAACGGCGTCGATCCGCTGGACGTGATCGAGAAATTTGGCGCCGACTCGCTCCGCTTCGGACTCGCCTATCTGACGACCGAAACGCAAGACGTGCGGATGCCGGTGCAGTTTGAATGTCCGCACTGCGAGGCGCTGATTGATCAGACCAAGAAGAACCGCGTGCAGCCCACGATTACGTGCAAAAAGTGCTCAGGCGTCTTCTCTACGCAATGGGCGCAAAGCGAAGCCGATCAGGCTTTGCCGCGCGGCGCCGTGGTCAGCGAGCGGTTCGAGATCGGCCGCAACTTCTGCAACAAGTTGTGGAACGCCGCTCGGTTCACGATGATCAATCTCGAAGGGTTTGAGCCGGCGCCGGTCAAGGACGCTGACTTGCAACTAGAAGATCGTTGGATTCTCAGTCGTCTGGCTTCGGCCGAAGCGGAGATGACGCGTTGCCTAGAGACGTATCGCTATGCCGACGCGGCTCGTGCGTTGTACGACTTCGCGTGGGACAACTTCTGCAGCTTCTATCTTGAGATGACGAAGGAACGCTTCACCGACGAATCTTCGCGTCCGCTGGCGCAGCGCGTGATTACCTTTGTCTTAGATTCGCTGCTGCGAATGCTTCATCCGCTGATTCCGTTCATCACCGAAGAGATTTGGCAGTCGCTTGGCCAACTGGCGCCGCGCCGCGGTTTGGCCGAAGTGACGGAAGTGACCGACAGCATCATGATCGCCGAGTGGCCGAAGATCGACCCCGCCTGGCAAGACGCCAAGATCGAAGCGCAGTTCGCCAAGTTCCAAGAGACGTTGGCCAGTCTGCGTGAGATTCGCAGTCGCCAAAATATCGCGCCCCGCGAGATGATCGAGTTTGTCATCCGCTGTGACGCGCCGACGGTCGAATTGCTGGAGTCGATGGAGGCCTACTTCACCTCGATGGCCAATGCGCGCAGCGTCGGTTGGGGCGAGCAGGTGACCATTCCCGAAACCAACGCTCGAATCGATTTGCCCGGCATGGAAGTCTATGTCGACCTGAAAGACTTTATCGACATCGACGCCGAAATCGAGCGCAACGAGAAGCAGCGTGAGCGTTTGATGGGAATGATCACCGGTAAAGAGAAGAAACTGTCCAACGCCAGCTTTGTCGAACGAGCGCCGGCCGACGTGGTCGCCAAGGAACGCGAAGGCTTGGAGAACGCCCAGCGCGAGCTCCAATCGGTCGAAGCGGCCTTGGTCAAGCTCCAGAAGAAGTAA
- the cimA gene encoding citramalate synthase has product MRKIEIYDTTLRDGAQGEGVSFSLQDKLSITQRLDEIGVDFIEGGYPLSNEKDAEYFRRVQDLQLKHAKVCAFGMTRRKGINAADDPGMQALVNSGAPVVTIVGKTHDFHVTDVLRVTLEENLAMIADSVAYIVSEGCEVIYDAEHFFDGWKANPEYAAETIRAAAKAGARMVVMCDTNGGSLPEEIAEYASKAIAALAEFHVPVGIHTHNDGDLAVANSLAAVDAGAVQVQGTINGFGERCGNADLVSVIANLGLKRKGYEVIGGAGYQHLTELSRFVYDTANVNRRNNQPFVGQSAFAHKGGMHVHAINRAASSYEHIDPQSVGNERRVLVSELSGRSNIVALTTKHNLQDDRELMDKILAEVVAKENQGFQFEAAEASFDLLVKRVAGVFLPHFEILKYHVEVEDLVEHQMVDLVTEATVKVSVDGEIRYEVGEGDGPVQALDVALRKSLNGCFPTLEEMHLVDYKVRVVNQEAGTAARIRVTIESADENDVWGTIGVSENIIQASWNALVDAIEYKLYKDEQRGKLPARASAQSTAAK; this is encoded by the coding sequence ATGAGAAAAATCGAGATCTACGACACGACGCTTCGCGATGGCGCCCAAGGAGAAGGCGTCAGCTTTTCTTTGCAGGACAAGCTGTCGATTACGCAGCGTCTGGACGAGATCGGCGTCGATTTCATCGAGGGAGGATACCCGCTGTCGAATGAAAAAGACGCCGAGTACTTCCGCCGCGTCCAAGATTTGCAGCTGAAGCATGCCAAGGTCTGCGCCTTCGGCATGACGCGCCGCAAAGGGATTAACGCCGCCGATGATCCCGGCATGCAGGCGCTGGTCAACTCCGGTGCGCCGGTGGTGACGATCGTCGGCAAGACGCATGACTTTCATGTGACCGATGTGTTGCGCGTGACGCTGGAAGAGAATCTGGCGATGATCGCCGACTCGGTCGCCTATATCGTCAGCGAAGGTTGTGAGGTGATCTACGACGCCGAGCATTTCTTTGACGGCTGGAAAGCGAATCCCGAGTACGCCGCCGAGACGATTCGAGCCGCCGCGAAGGCGGGAGCCCGCATGGTGGTGATGTGCGACACCAACGGCGGCAGTTTGCCGGAAGAGATCGCCGAGTATGCAAGCAAAGCAATTGCAGCGCTGGCCGAGTTCCATGTGCCGGTCGGCATTCATACCCACAACGATGGCGACTTGGCGGTCGCCAACAGTCTGGCCGCGGTCGACGCCGGCGCCGTTCAAGTGCAAGGGACCATCAACGGTTTTGGCGAACGGTGCGGCAACGCCGACTTGGTTTCGGTGATCGCCAATCTCGGCTTGAAGCGGAAAGGGTACGAAGTGATCGGCGGCGCCGGTTATCAGCATCTGACCGAACTATCCCGTTTCGTCTATGACACAGCCAACGTCAACCGTCGCAACAATCAACCATTCGTCGGACAAAGCGCATTCGCTCATAAGGGGGGCATGCATGTCCACGCGATCAATCGCGCCGCGTCTAGTTACGAGCATATCGATCCGCAGAGCGTCGGCAACGAACGTCGCGTGTTGGTGAGCGAATTGTCAGGCCGATCCAACATCGTCGCGTTGACGACCAAGCACAATCTGCAGGACGATCGCGAGTTGATGGATAAAATCCTGGCCGAAGTCGTCGCCAAAGAGAACCAAGGCTTTCAGTTTGAAGCGGCCGAAGCGTCGTTTGATCTATTGGTCAAACGGGTCGCCGGCGTCTTCCTGCCTCACTTTGAGATCCTCAAATATCACGTCGAAGTGGAAGATCTAGTCGAGCATCAGATGGTCGACCTGGTGACCGAAGCGACCGTCAAAGTTTCGGTCGACGGCGAGATTCGGTACGAAGTGGGCGAAGGAGATGGCCCGGTGCAGGCGCTCGATGTGGCGCTGCGAAAGTCGCTGAACGGTTGCTTTCCGACGCTCGAAGAAATGCATCTGGTCGACTACAAGGTGCGTGTCGTCAATCAAGAGGCCGGCACCGCCGCGCGGATTCGCGTGACGATCGAAAGCGCCGACGAGAACGACGTTTGGGGCACGATCGGCGTAAGCGAGAATATCATCCAGGCCAGCTGGAACGCGCTGGTCGATGCGATTGAGTACAAACTTTACAAAGACGAGCAACGGGGCAAGTTGCCGGCGCGGGCCAGCGCCCAGTCAACCGCGGCGAAATAA
- a CDS encoding DUF1559 domain-containing protein — MSGYFRRQSGFTLVELLVVIAIIGVLIALLLPAVQQAREAARRMACSNNLKQLGLALHNYHDTHRNFPLGCQGNSERTGLHVALLPFIEQNNLYDQMDTKINYGSGVNAVALRTRIDGYLCPSGNEPMGDDNDEYFTTHYYGVLGAKGTNPSTGNSYEFDAGSDTAYGGFSKVGIFYQGESRGMHDILDGTSNTLAFGEISWSDRNGKETRYRPWSRGGRVGYFSVGAKNVNDAINSDQTGRFNDMSFGSSHPGGAMFTLGDASVRFLAETIDHDTYLAAASCKGGESLPLD, encoded by the coding sequence ATGTCCGGATATTTCCGTAGACAGAGCGGCTTTACTTTGGTCGAGCTGCTGGTCGTCATCGCTATCATCGGCGTGTTGATCGCCCTATTGTTGCCTGCGGTGCAACAAGCGCGTGAAGCGGCTCGCCGTATGGCTTGCTCGAACAATTTAAAACAGCTTGGCCTGGCGCTGCACAACTATCACGATACGCACCGCAACTTCCCGCTGGGCTGCCAAGGAAACTCGGAACGGACAGGCCTGCACGTGGCGTTACTGCCGTTCATTGAGCAGAACAACCTCTATGACCAGATGGATACGAAGATCAACTACGGCTCGGGAGTGAACGCGGTCGCCTTAAGAACGCGGATCGATGGATATCTCTGTCCGAGCGGTAATGAGCCGATGGGCGACGACAACGACGAGTATTTCACCACGCATTATTACGGCGTGTTGGGAGCGAAGGGGACCAATCCATCGACCGGCAATTCCTATGAATTTGACGCCGGCTCCGACACCGCCTACGGCGGCTTCTCTAAAGTAGGAATTTTTTACCAAGGCGAATCCCGCGGCATGCACGACATCCTTGACGGCACCAGCAATACGTTGGCTTTCGGCGAAATCTCGTGGAGCGATCGCAACGGCAAGGAAACGCGCTATCGCCCCTGGTCGCGCGGCGGACGCGTCGGTTATTTCTCGGTGGGGGCCAAAAATGTAAACGATGCGATTAACTCGGACCAAACAGGCCGCTTTAACGACATGTCTTTCGGCAGCAGTCACCCCGGCGGAGCGATGTTCACCTTGGGAGACGCGTCAGTTCGTTTCCTGGCGGAAACAATCGATCACGACACCTATCTGGCGGCGGCCAGTTGCAAAGGGGGCGAATCGCTGCCGCTCGACTAA